Part of the Desulfohalovibrio reitneri genome is shown below.
TGGAAAAGCCCCGTATCGACCATGCCACGCCCCCGCCCCTGACCATGGAGTCCCTGGCCGCCAAGGGGCCCATTCTGGCCTGGCTGCCCGATAAGGGCGCCGTGGTCGTGTGGGAGGACCACCAGGACCTGCACCTCTACACCCTGTGGCCCCAGGCCAAGCAGCAGTGGCGCAGGGACGCGGACAGGGCGCTCTTTTCCCACACCGAGCGCCGCGCTCCAAAAGGAGTGAAAATCCGGGACATGGCCTACGAGGCCCGCGGATGGGCCCTGGCCTGGATGGACGAGTTGTAGCCGCTCCACGGACTAACGCGGAAAACGCGTTGTCCTCGCCGGGAAAGGGCTTTATCCTTGCCCGAGGAGGGGACGTGAACCATGGAAGAGTTTGAACCACCCGCCGCCGGCGGGAACGCCCTGTCCGGGCTGGATGTCCTCGTGGTTGGGGGCGGCCCGGATTCGCGTTCCCGTCTGCGGCGTTTTCTCACCTCGCTGGTCGCCTCGGTGCGCGAGGCCGGGGACGGGGCGGAGGGGCTGGAGGCCTTTGCCGCCCGCCCCTCCGGGGCGGTGCTGGTCGATATTTCCCATCCCGGCATGGGCGGCCTGGAAATGGTCCGCCGCATCCGATCGGAATCCCGGGACATGCCCGTCATCATCCTGGCCGATGACCCCGGCGCGGAGGAGATGCGCCAAGCCTTGCGCCTGGGTGTAAGGGACTGTTTGCTCCAGCCGGTGAGCGGAGACGACTTGCTGGCCGCGCTCGCCCAAGCCGCGAACGACAACCCGCGGCGGGAAGCGGGCTGGCGCATGCTGGCCGACCATCCCGGCGCGGGGCTCTCCCTGCGCGACGGGGACGGAAGGTTGCGCCGCGCCAACCGGGCCTTTTGCGACATCCTGGGCTTCGATTCGCCCGAAGAGGCGGTGGACACCCTGCGCAACATCGACCAGCAGCTCTACGCCTCGCCCGGCCGCTCGGCCGAGGTGGCCGCCTCGGCCGAACCCATGGTCTCCCAAGTCTACGGCCGCGACGGCGACGCCCTGTGGGTCTCCGAAAGCCTGCGGCCGGTGGAGGTGGACGGCCGGACATTTCTGCAGGGCGTCATGGTGGACGTGACCTCGGCAAGAGAGGCTGAGGAGAGCCTCTCCGCGACCCTGCGGATGTTTCAGAAGGTGCTGGACACCACGCCGGACGCGGTGGTGGTGCTGGATACGGAACACCAGGTCATCCTGGCCAACGACGCCTTCGCCGCCGACTTGGGGCTGGACAAGGAGGACGCCCTGGGCCTCCCAGTGGAGGAGTTCCTGACCCCGCTGGCGGACGAGGACGACGGGCGGACGGAGGGTTCGCACCTGGACGCCTTCTTCCACAGCCCCAGGGAGCACAACCTGGTGCTGTCCGACGCCTCCGGCATGTTACGACTGGGCACGTTGAAGCCCTTCTACGGCGAGGACGACGATTTGCTGGGAGCGCTTCTGCAACTGCGCAAGGAAGAGTTGACCGGACTGGCCGGGTAGCGGGACACGGGGAACCACACCGTGCGCAAACACCAGTTCGCCAAGTCCGACTGCAACTGCCACAAGCGGGCCACGGTCTACGCCTGCCGCCACTGCGGCGCGCTGGAGTACAAAAGCCCGCGCGAATTGCGCCGCCTCTCCAAGCGGGACGCGACCTGCCCCTCGGAGGAAGCGCCCCGCGCCACCTCCCAGGAGGTGCTCAAGGCGGGCTTCGGCGGGGTTTTCGACTGCCTTGTCCCGGAGGAGGGGAACTGAGCGGCCCCCGGGCGGGGAATGGCCGCGCCCGCCCGGCGGAGGCAAAGCGCGAAAAATAGGCGGGAGGCCCACGCCCCCTCCCTGCCAGGCGATTTCCGGGCTCAATTCCGCCGTCGCCGCCACCACATGAAGAGCATACGGACGAAGGCGGCCCAGGCCAGTCCCACCACCCATCCGGCCAGCACGTCCGTGGGATAGTGCTTACCCAAATAAACCCTGGAATAGCCGGTGACGGCGGGCAGGGCCAGCAGCCACGGGCGGGTCTGGGGGATGAGGAACATCACCGAGGAGGCCGCGGCCATGGTGTTGGCCGCGTGGGCGGACGGGTAGGAGGAGCCGCAGCCGGGCTTGCGGGAGAACCCGGCCGGCCTCTTCTGCCAGACGCCGTCCTCGAAGAAGCGGGTGTGCGGAAGGGTGTTGAGGGGCCGCGCGCGGCAATTGGCGTCCTTGAGGTGCTTGGTGGAGAAGTCCGCCGCCCCCACGGCCAGGGGAATGAGCAGCAGCGGCAAGGCGCTCCGCACCCCCTTTCTCCAGACGTACAGGGCCAGGACCAGCCCCCCCAGCGCCCAGGCCAGCCAGGCCTCGGACACGGCCAGCATGAGCCAGTCCGCGGCCGGGGCGTGACGTGTGTTGATCCAGGTGAAGAGGGCCTGGTCCCAGGCGGGCGTGACGAACATCTACAGACCCAGGTCCTGGTTCACGAGCACCACGTGGATGCGCCCCTTGGGGAAGCACTTCTCGTGGATCGTCCACATGTTGCAGATGCGGTCCGGGGAGGAGCAGTCCTCGCAGCGGGCGGTCTTGACGCAGGGGGTTTTCTTGTCCAGGCGCATGGCGTTGGGCGGCGCTGCCAAGTCCTTGGTGCGGCACATGGCCTCGTCGAGGG
Proteins encoded:
- a CDS encoding phosphatase PAP2 family protein; translated protein: MFVTPAWDQALFTWINTRHAPAADWLMLAVSEAWLAWALGGLVLALYVWRKGVRSALPLLLIPLAVGAADFSTKHLKDANCRARPLNTLPHTRFFEDGVWQKRPAGFSRKPGCGSSYPSAHAANTMAAASSVMFLIPQTRPWLLALPAVTGYSRVYLGKHYPTDVLAGWVVGLAWAAFVRMLFMWWRRRRN
- a CDS encoding PAS domain S-box protein; this encodes MEEFEPPAAGGNALSGLDVLVVGGGPDSRSRLRRFLTSLVASVREAGDGAEGLEAFAARPSGAVLVDISHPGMGGLEMVRRIRSESRDMPVIILADDPGAEEMRQALRLGVRDCLLQPVSGDDLLAALAQAANDNPRREAGWRMLADHPGAGLSLRDGDGRLRRANRAFCDILGFDSPEEAVDTLRNIDQQLYASPGRSAEVAASAEPMVSQVYGRDGDALWVSESLRPVEVDGRTFLQGVMVDVTSAREAEESLSATLRMFQKVLDTTPDAVVVLDTEHQVILANDAFAADLGLDKEDALGLPVEEFLTPLADEDDGRTEGSHLDAFFHSPREHNLVLSDASGMLRLGTLKPFYGEDDDLLGALLQLRKEELTGLAG